One window of Planctomycetaceae bacterium genomic DNA carries:
- a CDS encoding sulfatase-like hydrolase/transferase, which yields MKPRKLCVSAPLRETMLLLFSITCGLAHAADRPNIVFMMSDDQAWNGLSVAMHPELAWSKNSVVDTPNLEKLAAQSMRFSAAYAPASVCSPTRISLQTGKSPAALHWTKAAPVETGHRMLEPRNVKQINRNETTIGELLQSAGYATAHYGKWHINGGGPAANGYDDGDGDIGNEYAHQYGDPNPADIFGMAKRAIVFMEKNKQAGKPFFIQMSWHALHAPQNAMKATLAKYAQRMNSSEDDKRVGSAAIAENLDTGVGMVVDAIDRLGLADNTFVIYMSDNGSGGGGGGKGGKGGARGGLSGGKGGVWEGGIRSPFIIRGPGIPAGSWCHERIVGYDLFPTYCEWAGIPASKLPENIEGGSIVNLLDDGKGAVKRPREEMIFHFPHYQGGDGPHSALFLGNLKLMKFYEDNRLALFDIAADISEQNDLSQKVPQKAKELDKLLVQYLHDIDAQMAVPNPNYDPAKNPVSRKGAKAQREKQRRNK from the coding sequence ATGAAACCACGAAAACTGTGCGTCTCTGCGCCTTTGCGTGAGACCATGCTTCTGCTCTTCTCCATCACATGCGGTTTGGCCCACGCCGCCGATCGGCCCAACATCGTATTCATGATGTCCGACGACCAGGCATGGAACGGGCTTTCCGTGGCGATGCACCCGGAGCTGGCATGGTCGAAGAATTCCGTCGTTGACACGCCAAATCTGGAAAAACTGGCTGCACAAAGCATGAGGTTCTCCGCAGCCTACGCTCCGGCATCTGTCTGTTCGCCGACGCGAATCAGTCTGCAAACCGGCAAGTCTCCCGCGGCACTGCACTGGACCAAAGCCGCACCGGTGGAAACCGGTCACCGCATGCTGGAGCCGCGGAATGTGAAACAGATCAATCGCAACGAAACCACCATCGGCGAGCTGCTGCAGTCCGCCGGTTATGCGACCGCTCACTACGGCAAGTGGCACATCAACGGCGGCGGCCCGGCGGCAAATGGCTACGACGACGGCGATGGCGACATCGGCAACGAATACGCTCATCAGTACGGCGATCCCAACCCGGCTGACATCTTCGGCATGGCAAAGCGAGCCATCGTGTTCATGGAAAAGAACAAGCAGGCCGGAAAACCGTTCTTCATCCAGATGTCCTGGCATGCGCTGCACGCTCCACAAAACGCGATGAAGGCAACGCTGGCGAAGTACGCTCAGCGGATGAACAGTTCCGAAGATGACAAACGCGTTGGCAGTGCGGCCATCGCCGAGAACCTTGACACCGGAGTCGGCATGGTCGTGGACGCGATCGATCGGCTCGGACTGGCCGACAACACCTTCGTCATCTACATGTCCGACAACGGCAGCGGTGGAGGAGGTGGCGGTAAGGGAGGCAAAGGCGGGGCGCGCGGCGGTCTGTCCGGCGGAAAAGGCGGCGTCTGGGAAGGCGGCATTCGCAGTCCGTTCATCATCCGAGGCCCCGGCATTCCGGCAGGTTCATGGTGCCACGAACGCATTGTCGGCTACGACCTTTTTCCAACGTATTGCGAATGGGCCGGAATTCCCGCTTCGAAACTCCCCGAAAACATCGAAGGTGGCAGCATTGTCAACCTGCTGGACGACGGCAAAGGCGCTGTAAAACGTCCGCGTGAAGAAATGATCTTTCACTTCCCGCACTATCAGGGCGGCGACGGACCGCATTCGGCCTTGTTCCTGGGCAACCTGAAGCTGATGAAGTTCTACGAAGACAACCGCCTGGCTCTGTTTGATATCGCAGCCGACATTTCTGAACAAAACGACCTGTCTCAAAAGGTGCCGCAGAAAGCAAAGGAACTCGACAAACTGCTGGTGCAATACCTGCACGACATCGACGCCCAAATGGCGGTCCCAAACCCGAACTACGATCCGGCGAAGAATCCTGTCTCACGCAAAGGCGCGAAGGCGCAAAGAGAGAAGCAGAGGCGTAACAAATGA
- a CDS encoding GxxExxY protein → MTENEIAKIVVDVAYHVRLGPGLLESVYQEVMVYELRKRGLNVMAKVPVPMVWDELEFEKGFEADLIVESLLIVELKSVEAVYPVHKKNNC, encoded by the coding sequence ATGACGGAAAATGAGATAGCGAAGATTGTTGTTGATGTGGCGTATCATGTTCGATTGGGTCCGGGCCTGCTGGAATCGGTTTACCAGGAAGTCATGGTCTATGAATTGCGGAAACGTGGACTCAACGTCATGGCAAAGGTTCCGGTTCCTATGGTTTGGGATGAGTTGGAATTTGAGAAGGGTTTTGAAGCGGACCTGATTGTGGAAAGCCTATTAATTGTCGAATTAAAGTCGGTGGAGGCCGTTTACCCTGTTCACAAAAAAAACAACTGTTGA
- a CDS encoding sigma-70 family RNA polymerase sigma factor: protein MDEKSRQAMRLWTLAQPVVSAFVTSVVRDFGDRDDVLQEIAVAAIESYDAYDPNQPFVPWVMGVARNQIGLYLRRRRRGRLVFDEETVSCLATVFSKVSPEEHHKMDALSECLKLLEGRARELCQLRYQDDLKPASIAEKLGMAPNAVAKALQRIRDQLRDCINRKTVEGVA, encoded by the coding sequence ATGGATGAGAAATCACGACAGGCAATGCGATTATGGACACTGGCCCAACCGGTGGTGTCCGCCTTCGTGACGTCGGTCGTGCGGGACTTTGGGGATCGGGACGATGTGTTGCAGGAAATTGCCGTAGCGGCCATCGAATCATACGACGCCTACGACCCAAACCAGCCGTTTGTTCCGTGGGTGATGGGAGTCGCACGCAATCAGATTGGTCTGTACCTGCGACGGCGCAGACGTGGTCGGCTTGTGTTCGACGAAGAAACGGTGAGTTGTCTGGCGACCGTATTCTCCAAAGTCTCGCCAGAGGAGCATCATAAGATGGATGCCCTCTCAGAATGTCTGAAGCTGCTGGAGGGTCGTGCCCGTGAGTTGTGCCAGCTTCGCTATCAGGATGATCTCAAGCCAGCCAGCATTGCGGAGAAGCTGGGGATGGCACCGAACGCGGTGGCCAAGGCGCTGCAGCGCATCCGGGATCAGTTGCGAGATTGCATCAACCGAAAAACGGTAGAGGGAGTGGCCTGA
- a CDS encoding class I SAM-dependent methyltransferase — protein sequence MIQAVATSELQDGVSSKLSGLVNSNCPLCNSPKSRFETTIATYQLDKCENCDFVFMNPRCTPEHLEEIYTVRDEEELVELYAKIASASVIAEYQQKLERIEALVPNKGRLLDFACAAGYFFEQAQNRGWDAHGCDIGQWANRAAKERGLKNLHVGMLDEIGFEPESFDVIYAAQVFEHLLSPKVDLANLLRLLKPGGLLYIDVPNYQTLPIMLGRDDFMLNEPPQHINYFTPSTLRQMLQDVGMEKIKLTSDGGLKWENLLGRPITSDIASAYGLGEDSQEDRKHGSPGDDANVVSTRPGLKQSLKSMVKATLIEPVFYNRFRVGMNLAAYSFKPVK from the coding sequence ATGATACAAGCTGTGGCGACATCAGAATTGCAGGACGGCGTAAGCAGTAAGCTCAGTGGGCTGGTGAATTCAAACTGCCCCTTATGCAATTCTCCGAAATCAAGGTTCGAAACAACGATTGCCACTTACCAGCTCGACAAATGCGAGAACTGTGACTTTGTTTTCATGAATCCACGATGCACTCCGGAGCACCTCGAGGAAATCTACACTGTTCGTGATGAGGAAGAGCTAGTCGAGCTCTATGCGAAAATTGCTTCGGCCAGTGTGATCGCTGAATATCAGCAAAAACTTGAGAGAATTGAAGCACTGGTGCCGAACAAAGGCCGTCTTCTGGATTTCGCCTGTGCTGCGGGGTACTTCTTTGAACAAGCTCAGAATCGAGGGTGGGATGCCCATGGTTGTGATATCGGCCAGTGGGCCAATCGAGCAGCAAAGGAACGCGGACTGAAAAATCTGCACGTTGGTATGCTGGATGAAATCGGGTTTGAGCCAGAGTCCTTCGATGTCATCTATGCGGCACAAGTATTTGAACACCTTCTTTCGCCGAAGGTCGATCTCGCAAACCTCCTTCGCCTGCTGAAACCCGGTGGACTTCTTTACATCGATGTCCCGAACTACCAGACACTGCCAATCATGCTTGGCAGGGACGACTTTATGCTGAACGAACCCCCGCAGCATATCAATTACTTCACACCGTCGACGCTCAGGCAAATGCTGCAAGACGTCGGCATGGAGAAAATCAAGCTGACATCCGATGGAGGACTAAAGTGGGAGAACCTTCTGGGGCGACCAATCACCAGCGACATCGCCAGTGCCTATGGCCTTGGGGAGGATTCGCAGGAGGATCGAAAGCATGGATCTCCCGGGGACGACGCAAACGTTGTCTCAACTCGCCCCGGCCTGAAACAGTCACTCAAATCGATGGTCAAAGCCACACTAATCGAACCAGTGTTTTACAATCGATTCCGAGTTGGGATGAACCTGGCCGCCTATTCTTTTAAGCCAGTGAAGTAG
- a CDS encoding DUF2585 family protein, whose protein sequence is MHQGIPCRRDELKQMLVGTIIVCTVVCAVLLLMGQPAWCKCGRPVPWSWDIWTSHNSQHFVDPYTLTHVLHGIAFCGLIVLLPQRVSWLVRYMIALTIEAGWEVLENTPFIINRYREATISLDYLGDSTANSCVDILACGAGFLLARQIGFRWSTGLFVATELFLLLTIRDSLLLNILMLIYPLDSVREWQMP, encoded by the coding sequence ATGCATCAGGGTATCCCTTGTCGCAGAGATGAACTCAAACAAATGCTGGTGGGCACGATCATCGTTTGTACTGTCGTTTGTGCAGTGCTTCTGCTGATGGGACAGCCTGCCTGGTGCAAATGCGGTCGTCCTGTGCCGTGGTCGTGGGATATCTGGACAAGCCATAATTCACAGCATTTCGTCGATCCCTACACTCTGACTCATGTTCTGCACGGAATCGCATTTTGTGGGCTGATTGTCCTGCTTCCACAACGCGTTTCGTGGCTGGTACGTTACATGATTGCGTTAACGATCGAAGCCGGCTGGGAAGTCCTGGAGAATACGCCCTTCATTATCAATCGATATCGTGAAGCGACAATTTCGCTGGACTATCTCGGTGATTCGACGGCCAATTCCTGCGTTGACATACTTGCCTGCGGTGCTGGTTTTCTGTTGGCACGACAGATTGGTTTCCGATGGTCGACTGGACTCTTTGTCGCAACCGAACTGTTTCTATTGCTGACAATCAGAGATAGCTTGCTGCTGAACATCCTGATGCTGATTTACCCTCTCGATTCCGTTCGCGAATGGCAGATGCCATGA
- a CDS encoding FAD-dependent oxidoreductase, with protein sequence MKRLMTSATVACILMALPGVLSPKLSLIQTTATAAIMETQSKTTADVIIYGGTSAGVVAAIQVARMGKSAVLIEPTSHLGGLTSGGLGMTDSGDKRMIGGISREFYQRIKKHYDSPDAWVHEKPGDYNRYRPNEDAMWTFEPHVAEATFRDMLAETNVSVVFGERLDRTNGVIQENHRLVSIRMESGTVYTGDQFIDCTYEGDLMAAAGVTYTVGRESNSQYGETLNGNQPHKNVHNHRFVKNVDPYNVPGDSSSGLLPEIDDSGTGAEGAADHRVQAYCFRMCMSNVPANRVPFPKPTHYDERRYELLLRNFEAGDLRVPLAPSMMPNGKTDTNNNCAFSTDYLGGNYQYPDGTYEQREAIIRDHEDYQKGLMWTLANHPRVPESVRKHMSQWGLAKDEFVESGHWPHQLYIREARRMVSDYVVTEQDCRRIRKVDDAVGIGSYNMDSHNVRRYVTEAGFAQDEGDIQVSPGGPYLISYRSIIPAKGQAINLTVPVCLSATHAAYGSIRMEPVFMILGQSAATAAVLAAKNNVTLQELPPNVLKETLLADGQVLDLPANLKQARVLTKEQLPGIVLDDVDAEMKGIWSSGNTVAPFVGTSYLHDGDEGKGSKSLTFRVRIPKDGNYSIRLGYTANPNRAARVPVVVTIAGQSTTHFVDQQKAASIEKLFEPLQSPRLTAGQTVEIEVSNSGTKGHVVVDAVQILELN encoded by the coding sequence ATGAAGCGCCTTATGACATCCGCCACAGTGGCATGCATTCTTATGGCGTTGCCCGGCGTGTTATCGCCCAAACTCAGCCTTATCCAGACAACAGCCACGGCTGCAATTATGGAGACGCAAAGTAAAACGACGGCCGATGTGATCATTTACGGCGGCACCTCAGCCGGAGTGGTCGCTGCCATACAGGTCGCTCGAATGGGCAAATCGGCCGTTCTGATTGAACCGACTTCGCACCTCGGTGGACTCACTTCTGGTGGGCTCGGTATGACCGACAGCGGGGACAAACGCATGATCGGAGGAATTTCGCGGGAATTCTACCAGCGAATCAAGAAGCATTACGACAGCCCGGACGCGTGGGTTCATGAAAAACCAGGCGACTACAATCGCTACCGCCCAAACGAAGATGCCATGTGGACGTTCGAGCCACATGTGGCTGAAGCAACTTTTCGCGATATGCTTGCGGAAACGAATGTCAGCGTCGTGTTTGGAGAGAGACTGGATCGAACCAACGGCGTCATCCAGGAAAACCATCGTCTGGTCAGCATCCGGATGGAATCCGGCACTGTTTACACGGGCGACCAATTCATCGACTGCACGTACGAAGGGGATCTAATGGCGGCTGCCGGCGTCACCTACACCGTCGGTCGCGAATCCAATTCGCAATACGGTGAGACCCTGAACGGCAACCAACCTCACAAGAACGTTCACAACCATCGGTTCGTGAAGAATGTTGACCCCTACAACGTACCCGGTGACAGTTCGAGCGGCCTCTTACCGGAGATTGACGATTCCGGCACCGGGGCCGAGGGCGCTGCGGACCATCGCGTCCAGGCATATTGTTTTCGAATGTGCATGAGCAACGTTCCAGCGAATCGGGTGCCCTTTCCGAAACCCACCCACTACGATGAGCGACGTTACGAATTGCTGCTGAGAAATTTTGAAGCAGGAGATCTGCGTGTCCCACTGGCGCCTTCGATGATGCCGAACGGCAAGACAGACACAAACAACAACTGCGCGTTCTCCACCGATTACCTGGGTGGAAACTACCAATATCCGGATGGAACATACGAGCAGCGCGAAGCGATCATACGCGACCACGAAGACTATCAAAAAGGTCTGATGTGGACCCTGGCGAACCATCCGCGTGTGCCTGAATCCGTGCGAAAGCACATGTCGCAATGGGGTTTGGCAAAGGACGAATTTGTTGAATCCGGTCACTGGCCTCATCAGCTTTACATCCGTGAAGCGCGTCGTATGGTCAGCGATTATGTTGTCACGGAACAGGACTGTCGTCGCATCCGCAAAGTAGATGACGCGGTCGGTATTGGCAGCTACAACATGGATTCTCACAACGTACGGCGTTACGTCACGGAGGCGGGGTTCGCACAGGACGAAGGAGATATCCAGGTGTCACCAGGCGGGCCGTATCTGATCAGCTATAGATCAATCATCCCCGCAAAGGGTCAGGCCATCAATCTCACAGTACCGGTCTGTCTGTCGGCCACCCACGCAGCCTATGGTTCCATTCGCATGGAACCAGTGTTCATGATTCTCGGTCAAAGTGCGGCAACAGCAGCCGTGCTCGCAGCGAAGAACAATGTCACGCTGCAGGAATTACCTCCGAATGTTTTAAAGGAGACTCTTCTGGCGGATGGTCAGGTACTGGACCTGCCAGCAAATCTGAAACAGGCCAGAGTCCTGACGAAGGAACAGTTGCCAGGAATCGTGCTGGACGACGTCGACGCCGAAATGAAAGGAATCTGGAGTTCGGGGAATACCGTTGCCCCGTTTGTGGGTACATCTTATCTCCATGACGGTGACGAAGGAAAAGGCAGCAAGTCACTCACGTTTCGTGTCAGGATTCCAAAAGACGGCAACTACAGCATTCGACTTGGCTACACGGCGAACCCAAATCGAGCTGCCCGTGTTCCTGTTGTGGTGACAATTGCTGGCCAGTCGACCACTCACTTTGTGGACCAGCAGAAGGCAGCCAGTATTGAAAAGCTATTTGAGCCACTGCAGTCACCGCGACTGACGGCCGGACAAACCGTGGAAATTGAGGTTTCCAATTCCGGTACAAAAGGTCATGTTGTCGTGGATGCGGTACAGATTTTGGAATTGAACTAG
- a CDS encoding YHYH protein translates to MAHDGSEHSHDESHANPDTIGRTWHVGDWTVSRTPKSIRADLLTANDEHVKLQTSNGNVIALPTGQLSGTDRAYIEQRREQIRLLNTVPMWQLTALPAAVSQNTQTSSLADIFRPFRESVKTRSDRNFLYVESNGIPDHPMMIGITAWQQQVPLPQAYSGNNAWRIPLHPVPAKNPLSAKEHFFRGAIALAANGVPIFNPIKNDGRTDTLLAGELDQWGGHCGRGDDYHYHIAPVHLEKIVGAGNPVAVALDGYPIYGYNDPDGNPPEDLDWLNGHKGPDGAYHYHATKTYPYLNGGFYGEVVERDGQVDPQPRAQSPRAALPPLKGARITGFETPKPGSYIVRFEVNGEKRSVEYTVSQNGTATFQFVSPRGSQTETYTPRPGGGGRGGDSGGGGRRNADPPPGGRKPGGQPRDSRPQDQLPGDPRRPADEPPRGNTPDPVAEVLDADGDGQIDSAELRNAARALKSLDRNNDGRITADELRGGDSRGGNQSGGSARGDGRRGGTGERPPRPTDGAQSNAPPSIITPRQSGNFRLTSRAVANGDPLPDEFTGDGKGATLPLAWTGAPAGTKSFAIVMDHLDRNNVMKTYWVVYDIPPTVTSIPANMTGIGKLGTTWKPELSYVPPHSAGGGLHTYTLHIYALSAVPHFADSAGEITREVLLTQIRDSILDSADLKVTYSKPSDGGQQEARDPGRKRGPGRGGPDGNGR, encoded by the coding sequence ATGGCGCATGATGGAAGCGAACATTCGCATGATGAATCGCATGCCAATCCGGACACAATCGGACGCACGTGGCATGTAGGGGACTGGACGGTTTCGCGAACGCCGAAGAGCATTCGGGCGGATTTGCTGACGGCAAATGATGAGCATGTAAAGCTGCAGACATCCAACGGCAATGTGATCGCATTGCCCACGGGGCAACTTTCTGGAACGGACCGAGCGTACATCGAGCAGCGGCGTGAGCAGATTCGGTTGCTGAATACTGTGCCGATGTGGCAACTGACGGCCCTGCCTGCTGCGGTCTCGCAGAACACACAAACATCGTCTCTGGCCGACATCTTCCGGCCGTTTCGCGAATCCGTGAAGACACGTTCCGACCGCAACTTTCTGTACGTCGAATCCAACGGCATACCCGATCATCCGATGATGATCGGCATCACTGCCTGGCAGCAGCAGGTTCCGCTTCCGCAGGCATACTCCGGTAACAACGCCTGGCGAATTCCGTTGCATCCGGTTCCGGCGAAGAATCCCCTGTCGGCAAAGGAACACTTCTTCCGCGGCGCGATTGCTCTGGCGGCGAATGGTGTCCCGATCTTCAATCCCATCAAGAACGACGGTCGAACGGACACTCTGCTGGCCGGAGAACTTGATCAGTGGGGCGGGCATTGTGGACGCGGCGACGATTATCACTATCACATTGCTCCCGTGCATCTGGAGAAGATTGTCGGAGCGGGCAATCCGGTCGCCGTGGCGCTGGATGGATATCCGATTTATGGCTACAACGATCCGGACGGGAATCCTCCCGAAGATCTCGACTGGCTGAACGGTCACAAGGGCCCCGATGGCGCGTATCACTATCACGCGACGAAAACGTATCCCTATCTGAACGGCGGTTTCTACGGCGAAGTCGTCGAACGCGATGGTCAGGTTGATCCACAGCCGCGTGCTCAGAGTCCTCGGGCAGCACTGCCACCGCTCAAGGGAGCCCGCATCACCGGTTTTGAAACACCGAAGCCGGGAAGCTACATCGTGCGATTTGAAGTCAATGGCGAAAAGCGGTCCGTGGAATACACCGTTTCCCAAAACGGTACGGCGACCTTTCAGTTTGTCTCACCACGCGGTTCACAGACAGAAACATATACTCCGCGACCGGGTGGAGGTGGTCGTGGTGGCGACAGCGGTGGTGGAGGTCGAAGAAATGCGGATCCTCCACCAGGCGGTCGGAAACCGGGCGGGCAGCCACGCGACAGCCGTCCACAGGATCAGCTACCAGGTGATCCGCGTCGACCAGCCGATGAGCCTCCCCGAGGCAACACACCAGATCCGGTTGCTGAAGTACTGGATGCCGACGGTGACGGCCAGATCGACAGTGCGGAACTGCGAAATGCTGCTCGCGCACTGAAATCGCTCGATCGAAACAACGATGGCCGGATCACAGCCGACGAACTGCGTGGTGGAGACTCACGCGGAGGAAACCAGAGCGGCGGAAGTGCTCGCGGCGATGGCCGACGCGGTGGCACAGGTGAACGACCGCCGCGTCCGACCGACGGAGCACAGTCGAACGCGCCTCCATCGATCATCACGCCCCGGCAAAGCGGCAACTTCAGACTGACCAGTCGGGCTGTCGCTAACGGTGATCCGCTGCCCGACGAATTCACCGGCGACGGCAAAGGGGCCACCCTTCCGCTGGCATGGACCGGCGCGCCGGCCGGGACGAAGAGCTTCGCGATCGTGATGGATCATCTGGACCGGAACAATGTGATGAAAACGTACTGGGTCGTTTATGACATTCCGCCGACGGTGACCAGTATTCCCGCAAACATGACCGGTATCGGCAAGCTGGGCACCACCTGGAAGCCTGAGTTGTCGTATGTGCCGCCTCATTCCGCCGGTGGCGGACTTCACACCTATACCCTGCACATCTACGCTCTGTCCGCTGTGCCGCACTTCGCAGACTCGGCTGGCGAAATCACTCGCGAAGTGTTGCTGACGCAGATCAGAGACTCAATTCTGGACAGCGCTGACCTGAAGGTGACGTATTCGAAACCGTCGGATGGCGGTCAGCAGGAAGCCCGAGATCCGGGCAGAAAGCGTGGTCCTGGCCGGGGTGGTCCCGACGGAAACGGACGGTGA
- the argC gene encoding N-acetyl-gamma-glutamyl-phosphate reductase, which yields MTRVAILGATGYTALELLKILVRHPEVEVTALTTRQEGRPSIASIHPSLTGLLDVNCENLSADEAGQRCDIAFCALPHTASMEAVPQLLDAGCRVVDLSADYRLTDPGVYEQWYGHVHTDPTRLATTVYGLPEIYKDKIPSADLVANPGCYTSTSILALAPLLAAKLIEPTGIIIDAKSGVSGAGRNPKLGNLFSECNESVTAYGIGTHRHTPEIEQVLTDVGGGDNVNVAFNPHLMPMDRGILCSVYPKLRTSMSVEELLKVYRSFYQGQPFIRIVDHIPATKDVAHTNFCDITVRMNREQLVVFSALDNLIKGASGVAVQNMNLMLGLDQRTGMLPVR from the coding sequence ATGACACGCGTAGCAATACTGGGAGCGACGGGATATACAGCGCTGGAACTTCTGAAGATCCTGGTGAGGCATCCGGAGGTCGAAGTGACGGCTCTGACGACACGTCAGGAGGGAAGGCCGTCGATTGCCAGCATTCATCCCTCCCTGACCGGCCTGCTGGACGTGAACTGCGAGAACCTGAGTGCAGACGAAGCGGGGCAGCGGTGTGACATTGCGTTCTGTGCATTGCCACATACCGCCAGTATGGAAGCCGTTCCGCAGTTGCTGGATGCCGGGTGCCGAGTCGTGGACCTGAGTGCTGATTATCGACTCACCGATCCTGGAGTTTATGAACAATGGTACGGGCACGTGCATACAGATCCGACACGGCTTGCCACGACTGTCTACGGTCTGCCCGAGATCTATAAAGACAAAATTCCTTCTGCTGATCTGGTTGCCAACCCCGGCTGTTACACAAGCACGTCAATTCTGGCACTTGCACCGTTGCTGGCCGCAAAACTGATCGAACCAACGGGCATTATTATCGATGCAAAAAGCGGGGTGAGCGGAGCAGGTCGAAATCCAAAGCTGGGCAACCTGTTTTCTGAATGCAACGAGTCTGTAACGGCCTATGGGATTGGGACTCATCGACACACGCCGGAAATTGAGCAGGTCTTGACGGACGTGGGAGGAGGCGACAACGTGAATGTCGCTTTCAATCCTCACTTGATGCCGATGGATCGCGGAATTCTGTGTTCTGTTTATCCAAAACTCAGGACGTCGATGAGCGTAGAGGAACTGCTGAAAGTGTACCGATCATTCTACCAGGGGCAGCCTTTCATTCGCATCGTAGATCATATTCCGGCCACAAAAGATGTGGCGCACACGAACTTTTGCGATATCACTGTGCGCATGAATCGTGAACAGCTGGTCGTCTTTTCTGCACTGGATAATCTGATCAAAGGTGCGAGCGGAGTTGCCGTTCAGAATATGAACTTGATGCTGGGGCTGGATCAGCGAACAGGCATGTTGCCTGTGCGCTGA
- a CDS encoding metallophosphoesterase, whose translation MNITPSENNTATTRVFTSSNPTKARLAARRTGLAFGIGLNGLMDLSLPQDDTAQVRRSCVLFRCAAVLLALFFMSPMNSAFAQKGQSKAGSRLGGYTTPPPANNVPDHPFNILVGRLTDRSGTVRVLFHNDVRAMLDYGSRSGELTRSTKAHDFRAGEPFDFVIDSLPPNSRCYYRLTYELNGSKIESDEYSFHTQRAPGEAFVFTVQADSHLDENTSGDVYLQTLANALADQPDFHFALGDTFMTGKYVQPELSEPQYLAQRYYLGHLCHSSALYFALGNHDGENGNRGSNVWATNTRKRYIPNPQPNSFYTGNDQSERGVGLPENYYQFEWGGCQFVVLDPFRYTTTRSRGGNNDNWYWTLGEHQYQWLKRSLEQSNAGLRFVFLHHLVGGSDRNQRGGVEAAPFWEWGGESASGKDEFRRHRSGWAKPIHQLLVEHGVDIVFHGHDHMFIKQDLDGIVYQLVPQPGHPRSGTKSAEEYGYLNGEIQGSSGFVRVRTDGQSARVDYVRTYLPEAERGNQQNGDATYSYVIEAQEVTRKR comes from the coding sequence ATGAACATCACACCGTCCGAAAACAATACCGCGACCACACGCGTCTTCACTTCGTCTAACCCGACGAAGGCAAGGCTTGCCGCGAGGAGGACAGGCCTCGCCTTCGGCATCGGGTTAAACGGGCTGATGGATCTTAGCCTTCCTCAGGACGATACAGCACAGGTCCGACGCTCATGTGTTTTATTCCGGTGTGCAGCAGTATTGCTGGCATTGTTCTTCATGTCCCCCATGAATTCGGCCTTCGCTCAAAAAGGACAGTCCAAAGCCGGAAGTCGACTTGGCGGTTATACCACGCCTCCGCCGGCCAACAACGTCCCCGATCATCCGTTCAACATTCTCGTCGGACGATTGACGGACCGTAGCGGGACCGTTCGAGTTCTGTTCCACAACGATGTCAGAGCAATGCTGGATTACGGAAGTCGCTCCGGAGAACTAACCCGGTCAACAAAGGCTCACGACTTCCGGGCCGGTGAACCGTTTGACTTTGTCATCGATTCGCTGCCGCCAAACAGCCGCTGCTACTACCGACTCACCTACGAACTGAACGGCAGCAAAATCGAAAGCGACGAATACTCATTTCACACGCAGCGTGCTCCCGGAGAGGCGTTCGTCTTCACTGTGCAGGCCGATTCGCACCTGGACGAGAACACCAGTGGAGACGTCTATCTGCAGACGCTGGCAAACGCTTTGGCCGATCAGCCGGATTTCCATTTTGCTCTGGGTGACACGTTCATGACGGGCAAGTACGTGCAGCCGGAGTTATCGGAACCGCAATACCTTGCTCAGCGATACTATCTGGGCCATCTCTGCCATTCGTCGGCCCTGTACTTTGCCCTGGGAAATCATGACGGCGAAAACGGAAATCGCGGTTCGAACGTCTGGGCCACCAATACTCGCAAACGATACATCCCCAATCCACAGCCGAACAGTTTCTACACCGGCAATGATCAGTCGGAGCGTGGTGTCGGTCTGCCGGAAAATTACTACCAGTTTGAATGGGGCGGGTGTCAGTTCGTTGTGCTCGACCCGTTTCGGTACACAACCACGCGATCGCGAGGTGGCAACAACGACAACTGGTACTGGACACTCGGCGAACATCAGTATCAGTGGCTGAAGCGGTCGCTGGAACAAAGCAATGCAGGTCTGCGATTTGTGTTTCTGCATCACTTGGTGGGAGGCAGCGACCGGAATCAACGCGGTGGCGTCGAGGCGGCTCCGTTCTGGGAATGGGGCGGAGAAAGTGCATCCGGGAAGGACGAATTCCGTCGGCATCGATCGGGGTGGGCAAAACCCATTCATCAGCTTCTGGTCGAACACGGTGTGGACATCGTGTTTCACGGACACGACCACATGTTCATCAAGCAGGACCTCGACGGCATCGTCTATCAACTGGTTCCCCAGCCGGGGCATCCGCGATCCGGAACAAAGAGCGCCGAGGAGTATGGCTACCTGAACGGCGAAATTCAGGGCAGCAGCGGGTTCGTCCGGGTTCGCACGGATGGTCAGTCGGCTCGTGTGGATTACGTTCGCACCTATCTGCCCGAAGCGGAACGCGGGAACCAGCAAAACGGTGATGCGACTTATTCGTATGTTATCGAAGCACAAGAGGTCACGCGAAAGCGCTAA